AACCGATAACAAGTCAGAGGAGGTTTCAATAATTACATATTACTAAAACTTTAGTATATGGAAGATATTGTCAAAGTGAAATGGAGAGATCACCGACGATTACGAGACGAGAACCGAAAATTTTAACAATTATTATGGCGTTTCCTCTTGGGAAAGTGGGTCCCTTGCCTAACTCTTTACTTCCCATCTTCCACATGATGTGTTCTTCCTATCaattattcttttaaaatcatatcattcCAATTCATCATATGGTCTTGACATTGACGtccaaaaaaacaattagaataAGTATCATGATATTTGTTTTAACATCGATATCTTTTGAATCTTAAGTTTCCGCATGTTGCGTCACTCTGCATCGTGGAGAAAACCAAATTTCATGTGGGTGTGTATATTTTCTGCATTTGTTTATACAAACCGTATTCATTTTTTCCATCTTTAGTATATATTTCTATGATGGCAATAAAAATAGTACATTCAAATTgcgtaaaaaaaattacattcaaATTCGAACTAGTTAGTACATTCTAAAATGAAAAATCTAATGAACTTCATATGAAACTTGTTGCTTGTTTATAATTCCAAGTCTAATAAATTCTGAAAGGATCATTTTTTATCATGAAAATCATATAATAGAggttttaacataaattaagaaTTTAGATTATAAATAGCCTTATATATACTCTCATTATAGGCGATCATCCCAACTCTTAGCCTGGATCAAATTCAAATATtccttgaagttttttttttaaaaggtgtATAAAAAGAAGCACATAGTTTTGacttttgttatattatttagCCTTTctaaaagaaagaagatatgGGCTTTGCTTCAGATTCTTCATTTTCAAGGCAACACCCAAAACTTTCTCTTTTCCacgaaaagaaaacaaatagaaTATTACAATTAGACCCAGAAACTTCTCCTAATTGCTGAATTTGGCCCAAAAGAAAAAAGTGAGAATAATCAAATCTTAACCTTAGAGGTTATTCTCCTTCTAGCGTTTACAAATAGATACAAGAGGAAGAGCAGTAAAAGCATCAACGCCACTGATACAAACTTCCACAGTTTCTCACCCTCcatttctccaaatacgttctGCAGATCAGCAATGCTTCTCTTAGACTGCAcattcaacaacaacaaacattGTGAATGAGAAACTCTGAGCCAGCCAGTTCCATTGCAAGATGTGAATCTTTTGGATCAAACAAAGAGGGACTTACAGTTGAAACCATCTTCTTCGATACTAGTTCATGTTCTTTGACAAAGATTTCTTTAGCATACTTGTAAAGCTCCACATCTAGATTGTTAAGCGATTTGATCTGCTGAATGACCTCGTTAGGAACTCTTGTGCGCGTCTGTAAAATGCATTATCAAAAAGATTTAGATTAATCTCATTTACTTTACTGGTTTAAATATCATgcacataatattttttttttttacccctCTGGTAAAATTTGCTGGTGATATTCTCTTCAAGGAGTTGACCCGTCTGGTTCCTTGTGACTTTCTTAGAAGAGTAATGCATCCCTCATAGACTTCCATTAATGTTTTTACCGTCATCTATACAACAGACATTTAATCACACACCACTTCATACGTTGATGGTAAATGCTAAAAGGAAGGTTACTTACATTTCCACTCTTAGCTTCTATCTTATTAGATGCAACTTCAGATGTACCATTCTGCAAGTTATCAGACATTCTCAGCAATAAAATGCACAGTTTTACAGCcgagtaaaaaaaaactttattacgTTGAGGAACATGAGTTCACCTGAACACTCTTATCTGATCCAGATTCTGAAATTGTAACACTTGCTTCTGGAGCATCAAGAAAATAAGGTTGATATTATTACAAGTATAAGTTTGTATCCACAGTAACTCTCATTATCATTATCCTGACTCTAAGGCCATCTGGATTGGCGAATCTCTCAccaattatattaatatttaattagaaAATTTCTCAGAAAAATTGAGAGAGACTCATGTGAAAGTCCCTCAAATGAGAGACTTTAGCACGCTTTTTTGAGAGACACaccaattaaatattaatataattggTGAGAAATTGTACTGAAGACTAACCAATGCGTATAGGTTCTCCTCAGACATAAGAGCAGTCTTATAACAAAAATTGAAAGATGAAAAgatgacaccaacctgatttaGTAGTTTTGGTTTTTGCAGTTGCATTTGATGTAACCAATTGAGAAAGCACTTGAGAGCCCACTACACTGGCAAAAAGTGATGCAGATTCCCTGTGCTCTTCTGTCAGTCCAACATACAACATGCTGTCCAACCTTCTCTGCAAGATCGAAAGGCTTATAGCATCTGCTGAGTTTAAAAGTTCATTatgatgaagaagaacaagTGTAGTGGCTCTACCTTGGCAACTTGGAGAACAGGCTCACCGAGGTTTCTGTACTTCTGCACACAATGCCGAACCTCGTGGGCTTCTGATAAACGGGAATTGTTTGTCAATCCTGCAATCTGTGAAATGATATGAAAATGCTCTGGAGATTCTCTAAATCAGTTacttgaaaaaaatcaaaaaacaaagaaacatgaAAAAAGTACCTGCAAGGTTGCTCCATTGTGGATTATGTCATGAGCAGTAGGGGTATCAAGATATTTGTGCAGTGGCATAAGCATCTCCTCCATGTCATACGGGTTGTCGTCCTCAATGATAACTACTCCCTTAAGTTTTCGTGCATCTCTCTAATAAAAGGCCAAGCATGAGTAACAAGCTTCAGTGGATAGTTTTGTGTGTTGTTCTTATCATATACGAGCTTAAACCCCGTCTATGTATGAAACTAGGCCTGGgattttgaaccgaaccaaaccgaaatttggttagtttggtgAGAAGTTCGGTTTGATTCGGtagatttttcttaaaaaacttcaattttcggttcggtaatcggttctttaaaaaaaaactaccaaAAACATGAACCAAATTAACCGAATTTATCCGGAATTTTaacaaaatcaaaccaaaatcaaaaacttTGGTAGGATTTCCAAAAAATCGAACTAACCGAATACCgaacataaatttattttaggttAGTTCGGTAAGATTTATGTTGAACCGAACTAGCTGAATAACCCGAACTAACCGAATCAGCAGGcctattataatttatatgcaaCAAAAACAAGATGGAATGGGATTGGTTTGGACATACCCGAGCAAAAAGGTCTTGTCTCATCCATGGAACAAGGTACTTCCATGGCCATATGTCAAGCGTGCTTATCACATTATTCTTGCGGATGCGACCAGACATCCTTGTCGCAGAAGTTAAATTGGGATGCACCAAGAACCTAGCGGCCACCTCTACTGAAAACTCATAAGTGCTCAACACACGAGCGACAGGGTCCCGGACTATTGTCATCACCGAGGTTCTCTCCCTCGGAAGCTTAGACATTAAACTATAATCATCATGCGTGGCCAACAACTTGCACTTTTGCTTCCTACAAAAATGTCAGTCAGTAACTGATGAGCCAAAAAGGAGGAAAAGGTTTCGAACTATCTCATG
This region of Brassica napus cultivar Da-Ae chromosome C5, Da-Ae, whole genome shotgun sequence genomic DNA includes:
- the LOC106411735 gene encoding protein-tyrosine sulfotransferase, encoding MHMNPILKLALVWFILLASVLVSFAELEFGHCERVVKEWADTSSSREEHPPNIDKRSLQDLLFFLHVPRTGGRTYFHCFLRKLYDNAEECPRSYDKLHFDPRKQKCKLLATHDDYSLMSKLPRERTSVMTIVRDPVARVLSTYEFSVEVAARFLVHPNLTSATRMSGRIRKNNVISTLDIWPWKYLVPWMRQDLFARRDARKLKGVVIIEDDNPYDMEEMLMPLHKYLDTPTAHDIIHNGATLQIAGLTNNSRLSEAHEVRHCVQKYRNLGEPVLQVAKRRLDSMLYVGLTEEHRESASLFASVVGSQVLSQLVTSNATAKTKTTKSEASVTISESGSDKSVQNGTSEVASNKIEAKSGNMTVKTLMEVYEGCITLLRKSQGTRRVNSLKRISPANFTRGTRTRVPNEVIQQIKSLNNLDVELYKYAKEIFVKEHELVSKKMVSTSKRSIADLQNVFGEMEGEKLWKFVSVALMLLLLFLLYLFVNARRRITSKVKI